Below is a window of Mycobacterium dioxanotrophicus DNA.
GAGCGACGTCAAGGCCAACACCGACGTCGTCCGGTACCAGGTGAAGAACGATCATCCTGACGAAGAGAATCTGCGGGACCAGCTCGACCGCATGGAAGCCCATATCACCGAAATGAGCCGGCGACAGCTCGCGCACGGCCGCGACATCAGCGGTCTCCGCGAGGACGTCGGCGCCGTGCGTGACGATGTCGGCGGCCTCCGTGGCGAACTGCGCGACGACCGCACCAACCTGCGTGAATTCAAGGCCGGCGTCAACGGGTTCATCAAGCGGGTACATCCCGGTGAGGATCCGCTGTGACAGCAGCACGTTCGTCGAGCAGTTGGTCTGGCACGGTTGTCGACCGAACAGGTCGGCCGGACTCGGCGCACAGTGCCCGGTAGGTAGCCAGGACGCGCAGTTCGGCCTCGATGGCGTGGAGTGCTCTCACAACCGGTTTAGACGCAGCGCCAGCGTGGATGGTTCCGCTCGGATTGCTGGTGCACCCACTGCTCTTACTGTTCGGCGCAGCCTCGGATACCGACCGGCGCGAAGCGCCTGATAGCAGGAGGAAGGCCAGCTCATGGCATTCGCAGTCGTAAAAGGACTCTCACTTCGCGCGACCAAGGTGGACCGCTGCGGCACCCCGCTGCCCGGCCTCGCGAATCGCATCGTCACCGACGGGTTCATCCAGGCCAACCTGGACCCGAACATGAAGGACGCCAACGAGCTGACGCAGGAAAACGCGGCCGGCAAGGAATGCGTGTCCGACCGCACCCCGCCCGAGCGTCGTTGGTGGAACACCGAACTGCAGCTCTGTGGCGTCGACCCGGACCTGTGGTCGATGATGCTGTCCTGGGCCCGGATCCTCGACTACGACGGCAACCCGATCGGTGTCCGCGACCGCAAGTCCGTCGACGCAGACACCGGTGTCATGTTCGAGATCTGGACCGGCGGTGAGGGCGACGACGACTGCCCGGCCCCGACCGACGATTCGATCTTCACCGCGGCGTCGACTGGAAAGCAGTACGGCTACCTGGCTTTCGCCGGCTCCGAGTTCGTGTCGGGAGCTATCCCCGTCGGTGCCCAGGTGTCTACGTTCACCCTGACCGGTCGGACCATCGCGCCGAAGAACTGGGGCCGCGGCCCCTACAACGTCGCCGCTATCGACAGCTCCGGTACGCCGGGTCGTCTGCTGGTGCCGGCGTACAGCAAGGAAGACGACAACCACCTGCTGTTCTTCCGCACCCCCGTCGAGCCGCCCAAGCCGACCGATGGTGCGTGCGAGCTGAACATCTCGTCGGTGTTCGCGGCGCCAAACTACTACTTCGGTGGCCCGGCGTCCGAGCCGGCCGCGGATGTCGCTCCGCCGCAGCCGATCTGCAACGGCAAGAAGTACACCGTCGCGGTCAGCGGCACCGGCAACTGGCAGGCGAAGGTCGGCACCGTCCCGTCGGCGAACATCGCGCACACGGCACTGGCCTCCGCTGTGCAGTCGGCGATCGAGGCACTGTCCAACGTCGAGGTGGGCCAGGTGCAGGTGGTCGGTACTGCGGGGAACTACACCGTCACGCTGGATCCGTCGCTGCCTGCGCTGACCGCGGACAGCACGGGCCTGACCGGCGGCACTGTGACCGTCACGCCCCTGTAGGCAGTTCTGGTCGTGGGTGGCACTCACAGCTTGGGGGGTGCCACCCGCCCAGGGTCTTTCACCTTCCCCATGGTTGATCGGAGCGCCGCGTGACTTTCACCCCGAAGACTTGGCATGACATCCCTGACAGGTCGACACCGATCACTGCTGCGGAGCTGAATCGGATCGAGCAAGGCGTTGTGGCGCTGACGTCGTTCGTCAACGTCAAGGACCGGGCGTATGGGGCGAAGGGTGACGGCACCGCAGACGACACCACGGCGCTGAACAACGCCAAGTCGGCAGCGGTGGCGGCGGGTCTGCCGCTCTACATCCCGAAGGGCACCTACAAGGTCACCAGCACGCTGGACTGGATGGTCAACGACCTGGTCGTCATCGGTGATGGCTCCCGCCAGTCGCAGATCCTACAGGGCACCAACAACATTCCGATCGTGAAGGTGGCTGGCCAGCACCAACTGATCCGCGGTCTCGGGTTCCGGTACACCTCACAGCAGACCAGTGTCCAGACCTCCGCGATCGGCATGGCATTCGGAGACGACACCGTCGGCTCGTGCTTCGCCAGCGAGTTCCGCGATCTGCGGTTCGTGAACTGCGCCACCGCGTTGGCGATGAACCCGGACATCGCGACAGTGGCGGGCCTGTTTTCGTGCATGTTCTTCGGCATCGACATTCCCAGCTACAGCATTTCGGCGATCAGCCTCACCGGCGGCAACGACGTCGGCGCCTACGCGACCGGTTGCGTCTTCCAGAACGTCTACATCAACAACACCTCCGACGGCACCGCGTGCTCGTCGTATGCAGTTCTGCTGCGCGACTGGGACGAGGTGGTGTTCAATCAGCTGAACATCGAGCATGGAACCGTCAACACCACAGACGTTTTCGGTCTGATCCGAGTAAACAACCTGGTGGTCAACGATCTGCATTTCGAGAAGATCACCTCGAGCTTCAACGGCGCGGCCCTGCTGTACCTGTCGAATTCGCGGGCCGTGATCAACTCCGGGACGGCGCGTTTCAACACGTTCTCGGGGTCAGCGTCGAATCCGGTGTTCCGCATGTTCGGCACGTCGAGACTGGTCGTCAACAACTGGGTCGACAACTCCAACACCCGCACCACCCCGTCACGCCCTGCCATCGACTTCGGTACGGCCACCAACAGTTCCGCGCTGATCAACCACATGGACCTGGGCCAGGTCACGGCACGCCGGACCGGCGGGGACTCCACCGACGCGGCGATCTTCCATGACGAGATAGCAACCCGCGCGCAGCGCACCGCGTCCATCGCCTCCAGCGCCACCCCGTCGATCAACTGCGACACCACCGATCAGCTGAACATCACCGCACAGGCCGTGCCGATAACCGGCATCACGGTCACCGGAACCCCGCGGGATGGACAAGAGCTGACGATTCGGTTCAAGGACAACGGCACCGCGCAGGCCATCGCGCACGGAGCCAGTTTCGTCGGAACACTGCTCACCACCACGGTTGCAGGCAAGACCCACGTGTGCACGTACCGGTACGACGCGGCGGCGGCCAAGTGGGCAGGGACCATCGCGAACACGGCTGGCTACTGACATGTCCTTCGTCTGGCCAATCGCGCGAGAATGCTTGCCGGAGCTTCCGGTGCTGCCGGACACTCCGACCGCCGACGAGCAGGCCGCTTACGACGTCGCGCTGGCGCAACGCAACGGCGCCGAGGATCTCGCAGTGCAGGTGCTGTGGGCGTTGTCCGGACGGCAGTTCGGCACTTGGGAAACGACCGTGCGGCCCTGCCCGACCAACGTGAGCCTGGCCGGCTACGAAATGCCCTGGGCGGCACCGTTCGTCCTGACCCTCGACGAGGGCCATTGGTTCAACTGGCCGTGCGGCTGCGTCGGAAGCTGCACACTCAGCGGGCCCCGCGTGGTGCACCTACCCGGACCGGTCGACGAGATCACCGCGGTGACCATCGACGGCGTGACACTCGACCTCAGCGAGTACCAGCTGGAGGGAAACGTCCTGTACCGCAAGGGCACACCGTGGCCACGTCAAGACCTCGGCCGACCGCTGGGTGAGTCCAGCACGTGGTCGGTGACCTACACGCGCGGCAACCCCGTCCCGGCGGGTGTCGACCGCCTCGGTGGCCTGTTGGCCAAAGAATTCCTGGCGGCCTGCGGTGGCGGGAAATGCCGACTGCCCCGCAATGTTCGCAATGTGGCGCGGCAAGGGGTCACCTACGAGGTGTACGACCCGCGCGACATCTACGCCAACGGCAAGACCGGTCTGGCCGAGGTCGACCTGTGGTTGGCCGCGGTGAACCCGAACCGTCTGGCCGAGGCCCCGGAGGTGCTGTGAGCAGACCGCAGTGTGTCGACC
It encodes the following:
- a CDS encoding glycosyl hydrolase family 28-related protein; this translates as MTFTPKTWHDIPDRSTPITAAELNRIEQGVVALTSFVNVKDRAYGAKGDGTADDTTALNNAKSAAVAAGLPLYIPKGTYKVTSTLDWMVNDLVVIGDGSRQSQILQGTNNIPIVKVAGQHQLIRGLGFRYTSQQTSVQTSAIGMAFGDDTVGSCFASEFRDLRFVNCATALAMNPDIATVAGLFSCMFFGIDIPSYSISAISLTGGNDVGAYATGCVFQNVYINNTSDGTACSSYAVLLRDWDEVVFNQLNIEHGTVNTTDVFGLIRVNNLVVNDLHFEKITSSFNGAALLYLSNSRAVINSGTARFNTFSGSASNPVFRMFGTSRLVVNNWVDNSNTRTTPSRPAIDFGTATNSSALINHMDLGQVTARRTGGDSTDAAIFHDEIATRAQRTASIASSATPSINCDTTDQLNITAQAVPITGITVTGTPRDGQELTIRFKDNGTAQAIAHGASFVGTLLTTTVAGKTHVCTYRYDAAAAKWAGTIANTAGY
- a CDS encoding DUF2746 domain-containing protein; protein product: MNWGEIDNAWAFLAVLAGLVTNLVIMIIGQRRGIKRRDEDREVLSDVKANTDVVRYQVKNDHPDEENLRDQLDRMEAHITEMSRRQLAHGRDISGLREDVGAVRDDVGGLRGELRDDRTNLREFKAGVNGFIKRVHPGEDPL